A part of Setaria viridis chromosome 8, Setaria_viridis_v4.0, whole genome shotgun sequence genomic DNA contains:
- the LOC117833770 gene encoding zein-alpha A30, with protein MVAKICTLLVLLALSASAATAVLIPQCSAAIPQYLPHVTALGYGNPIAQSYRLQQALAASILSSPAVFLQQQSALLQQQYLAHLTLQSIMAQQHQVLSPFSRLSLASPAAYWQHQQLLPFNQLAVENAYLQQQQLLPLNPLAVGNPAAFWQQQQLLRVNPFSAMNPAAFWQQQQLLRVNPVAAMNPAAFWQQQQLLRINPLAAMNPTALWQQQQLLRINPLATMNPAAFLQQPIIGSGLF; from the coding sequence ATGGTGGCCAAGATATGTACCCTGCTTGTGCTCCTTGCTCTTTCAGCTAGCGCTGCAACTGCCGTCCTTATTCCGCAGTGCTCTGCCGCTATTCCCCAGTACCTCCCTCATGTGACAGCACTGGGATATGGAAACCCAATTGCGCAATCCTACAGGCTACAACAGGCTCTCGCGGCAAGCATCTTATCATCACCGGCCGTGTTCTTACAACAACAGTCCGCCCTATTGCAGCAGCAATACTTGGCGCATTTGACATTACAGAGCATCATGGCACAACAACACCAGGTGCTTTCACCATTCAGCCGACTATCCTTGGCTAGCCCCGCCGCATACTGGCAACACCAACAGCTGCTTCCATTCAACCAGCTAGCCGTGGAGAATGCCTACttgcagcaacagcagctgcTTCCACTCAACCCACTTGCTGTTGGCAACCCCGCCGCCTtctggcaacaacaacagctactACGTGTCAACCCATTTTCTGCGATGAACCCCGCTGCATTCtggcaacaacagcagctaTTGCGTGTCAACCCAGTTGCTGCGATGAACCCCGCCGCTTtctggcaacaacaacagctactGCGCATCAACCCACTTGCTGCGATGAACCCCACCGCCTtatggcaacaacaacagctactGCGTATCAACCCACTTGCTACGATGAACCCTGCCGCTTTCTTGCAGCAACCAATCATTGGTTCTGGCCTTTTCTAG
- the LOC117834557 gene encoding zein-alpha A30 yields the protein MAAKICTMLVLLALSASPATAVLIPQCSATIPQYLPHVTALGNGNPIVQSYRLTESILSSPAVFLQQQSALLQQQYLAHLTVQSIMAQQQRVLSPFRQLSLASTAAYWQQQQLLPFNQLAVENAYLQQQQLLPLNPLVVGNPAVFWQQQLLPFTPLAISNPAAFWQQQQLLRVNPVAAMNPATFWQQQQLLHGNPVAAMNPAAFWQQQQLLRVNPLTAMNLAALLQQPLVSS from the exons ATGGCGGCAAAGATATGTACCATGCTTGTGCTCCTTGCTCTTTCAGCTAGCCCTGCAACTGCCGTCCTTATTCCGCAGTGCTCTGCCACTATTCCCCAGTACCTCCCACATGTGACAGCACTGGGAAATGGAAACCCAATTGTGCAATCCTACAG GCTCACGGAAAGCATCTTATCATCACCGGCTGTGTTCTTACAACAACAGTCCGCCCTATTGCAACAGCAATACTTGGCGCATCTGACAGTACAAAGCATCATGGCACAACAACAACGGGTTCTTTCACCATTCCGCCAACTATCCTTGGCTAGCACCGCTGCATactggcaacaacaacagctgCTTCCATTCAACCAGCTGGCTGTGGAGAATGCCTACTTGCAGCAACAGCAGCTACTTCCACTCAACCCACTGGTTGTTGGCAACCCTGCCGTCTTCTGGCAACAGCAGCTGCTGCCATTCACCCCATTGGCTATCTCTAACCCCGCCGCCTTCtggcaacaacagcagctaCTGCGTGTCAACCCAGTTGCTGCGATGAACCCCGCTACTTTTtggcaacaacagcagctaCTGCACGGCAACCCAGTTGCTGCGATGAACCCCGCCGCTTTCTGGCAACAGCAGCAACTACTGCGCGTCAACCCACTTACTGCGATGAACCTTGCCGCTTTGTTGCAGCAACCACTCGTTAGTTCTTGA
- the LOC117833836 gene encoding uncharacterized protein, protein MAAKICTLLVLLALSASAATAILIPQCSTIPQYLPHLTALGYGNPIVQPYRLQQALAASILSSPAMSLQQQSALWQHQSLASPAAYWQQQVLSPFSQLALTSPAAYWQQQQLLPFNQLALANAFSQQQQLLPFNQLALANAFSQQQQLLPFNQLALANAFSQQQQLLPFNQLASANAFQQQLLPFNQLAITNPAAFWQQQQLLRVNPLAAMNAAAFLQQPIIGSGLC, encoded by the coding sequence ATGGCAGCCAAGATATGTACCCTCCTTGTGCTCCTTGCTCTTTCAGCTAGCGCTGCCACTGCCATCCTTATTCCACAGTGCTCCACTATTCCCCAGTACCTCCCACATCTGACAGCCCTAGGATATGGAAACCCAATTGTGCAGCCCTACAGGCTGCAGCAGGCTCTTGCAGCAAGCATCTTATCATCACCGGCCATGTCCTTACAACAACAGTCTGCCCTGTGGCAGCATCAATCCTTGGCAAGCCCTGCCGCATACTGGCAACAACAGGTTCTGTCACCATTTAGCCAACTAGCCCTGACTAGCCCAGCAGCATACTGGCAACAACAACAGTTGCTTCCATTCAACCAGCTAGCTTTAGCGAATGCCTTCTCGCAGCAACAACAGCTGCTTCCATTCAACCAGCTAGCTTTGGCGAATGCCTTCTCGCAGCAACAACAGCTTCTTCCATTCAACCAGCTAGCTTTGGCGAATGCCTTCTCGCAACAACAACAGCTGCTTCCATTCAACCAGCTAGCTTCGGCGAATGCCTTCCAGCAACAGCTGCTTCCATTCAACCAACTAGCTATCACCAACCCCGCCGCCTTCtggcaacaacagcagctaCTGCGTGTCAACCCACTTGCTGCGATGAACGCCGCTGCCTTCTTGCAGCAACCAATCATTGGTTCTGGCCTTTGCTAG
- the LOC117866773 gene encoding uncharacterized protein has protein sequence MAAKIFAFLALLALSVSAATAVLVPQCSVAAAAATIPQYLSPYTALGYEHPIVQSYRLQQALAASILPSSAMFLPQQSALLQQQSLSHLTVQSITAQQQRILSPLNQLALANPAAYLQQQTLLPFNQLALANPAAFLQQQQLLPFNQLAAVNPAAILQQQLSPLNPLALANPAAFWQQQQLVNQLALTSPAAFLQQPIVGSNQLALANPAAYLQQQTLLPFNQLALANPAAFLQQQQLLPFNQLAAVNPAAILQQQLSPLNPLALANPAAFWQQQQLVNQLALTSPAAFLQQPIVGSALF, from the exons ATGGCAGCCAAGATATTTGCCTTCCTTGCGCTCCTTGCTCTTTCAGTGAGCGCTGCTACCGCGGTCCTTGTCCCACAGTGCTcagtagccgccgccgcagccacaaTTCCCCAGTACCTCTCACCTTACACAGCTCTTGGGTATGAACACCCAATTGTGCaatcctacaggctacagcaggCACTTGCAGCAAGCATCCTACCATCATCGGCCATGTTCCTACCACAACAGTCGGCCTTATTGCAGCAGCAATCCCTATCTCATCTGACAGTACAGAGCATCACGGCACAGCAACAACGCATTCTATCACCGTTGAACCAACTAGCCTTGGCGAACCCCGCCGCATACTTGCAACAACAGACGCTACTCCCGTTCAACCAGCTGGCCCTGGCGAACCCCGCTGCCTTCTTGCAGCAACAACAGCTGCTTCCGTTCAACCAACTGGCTGCTGTGAACCCAGCCGCCATCTTGCAGCAGCAACTGTCACCATTGAACCCACTTGCATTGGCAAACCCCGCCGCCTTCtggcagcagcaacagctaGTCAACCAACTAGCTTTGACGAGTCCCGCCGCCTTCTTGCAGCAACCCATCGTTGGTTC GAACCAACTAGCCTTGGCGAACCCCGCCGCATACTTGCAACAACAGACGCTACTCCCGTTCAACCAGCTGGCCCTGGCGAACCCCGCTGCCTTCTTGCAGCAACAACAGCTGCTTCCGTTCAACCAACTGGCTGCTGTGAACCCAGCCGCCATCTTGCAGCAGCAACTGTCACCATTGAACCCACTTGCATTGGCAAACCCCGCCGCCTTCtggcagcagcaacagctaGTCAACCAACTAGCTTTGACGAGTCCCGCCGCCTTCTTGCAGCAACCCATCGTTGGTTCTGCCCTCTTCTAG
- the LOC117866957 gene encoding zein-alpha PZ19.1 — protein MAAKIFAFLALLALSVSAATAVLVPQCSVAAAAATIPQYLSPYTALGYEHPIVQSYRLQQALAASILPSSAMFLPQQSALLQQQSLSHLTVQSITAQQQRILSPLNQLALANPAAYLQQQTLLPFNQLALANPAAFLQQQQLLPFNQLAAVNPAAILQQQLSPLNPLALANPAAFWQQQQLVNQLALTSPAAFLQQPIVGSALF, from the coding sequence ATGGCAGCCAAGATATTTGCCTTCCTTGCGCTCCTTGCTCTTTCAGTGAGCGCTGCTACCGCGGTCCTTGTCCCACAGTGCTcagtagccgccgccgcagccacaaTTCCCCAGTACCTCTCACCTTACACAGCTCTTGGGTATGAACACCCAATTGTGCaatcctacaggctacagcaggCACTTGCAGCAAGCATCCTACCATCATCGGCCATGTTCCTACCACAACAGTCGGCCTTATTGCAGCAGCAATCCCTATCTCATCTGACAGTACAGAGCATCACGGCACAGCAACAACGCATTCTATCACCGTTGAACCAACTAGCCTTGGCGAACCCCGCCGCATACTTGCAACAACAGACGCTACTCCCGTTCAACCAGCTGGCCCTGGCGAACCCCGCTGCCTTCTTGCAGCAACAACAGCTGCTTCCGTTCAACCAACTGGCTGCTGTGAACCCAGCCGCCATCTTGCAGCAGCAACTGTCACCATTGAACCCACTTGCATTGGCAAACCCCGCCGCCTTCtggcagcagcaacagctaGTCAACCAACTAGCTTTGACGAGTCCCGCCGCCTTCTTGCAGCAACCCATCGTTGGTTCTGCCCTCTTCTAG
- the LOC117866760 gene encoding uncharacterized protein translates to MAAKIFAFLALLALSVSAATAVLVPQCSVAAAAATIPQYLSPYTALGYEHPIVQSYRLQQALAASILPSSAMFLPQQSALLQQQSLSHLTVQSITAQQQRILSPLNQLALVNPAAYLQQQTLLPFNQLALANPAAFLQQQQLLPFNQLAAVNPAAILQQQLSPLNPLALANPAAFWQQQQLVNQLALTSPAAFLQQPIVGSNQLALANPAAYLQQQTLLPFNQLALANPAAFLQQQQLLPFNQLAAVNPAAILQQQLSPLNPLALANPAAFWQQQQLVNQLALTSPAAFLQQPIVGSALF, encoded by the exons ATGGCAGCCAAGATATTTGCCTTCCTTGCGCTCCTTGCTCTTTCAGTGAGCGCTGCTACCGCGGTCCTTGTCCCACAGTGCTcagtagccgccgccgcagccacaaTTCCCCAGTACCTCTCACCTTACACAGCTCTTGGGTATGAACACCCAATTGTGCaatcctacaggctacagcaggCACTTGCAGCAAGCATCCTACCATCATCGGCCATGTTCCTACCACAACAGTCGGCCTTATTGCAGCAGCAATCCCTATCTCATCTGACAGTACAGAGCATCACGGCACAGCAACAACGCATTCTATCACCGTTGAACCAACTAGCCTTGGTGAACCCCGCCGCATACTTGCAACAACAGACGCTACTCCCGTTCAACCAGCTGGCCCTGGCGAACCCCGCTGCCTTCTTGCAGCAACAACAGCTGCTTCCGTTCAACCAACTGGCTGCTGTGAACCCAGCCGCCATCTTGCAGCAGCAACTGTCACCATTGAACCCACTTGCATTGGCAAACCCCGCCGCCTTCtggcagcagcaacagctaGTCAACCAACTAGCTTTGACGAGTCCCGCCGCCTTCTTGCAGCAACCCATCGTTGGTTC GAACCAACTAGCCTTGGCGAACCCCGCCGCATACTTGCAACAACAGACGCTACTCCCGTTCAACCAGCTGGCCCTGGCGAACCCCGCTGCCTTCTTGCAGCAACAACAGCTGCTTCCGTTCAACCAACTGGCTGCTGTGAACCCAGCCGCCATCTTGCAGCAGCAACTGTCACCATTGAACCCACTTGCATTGGCAAACCCCGCCGCCTTCtggcagcagcaacagctaGTCAACCAACTAGCTTTGACGAGTCCCGCCGCCTTCTTGCAGCAACCCATCGTTGGTTCTGCCCTCTTCTAG